A single region of the Salipaludibacillus sp. LMS25 genome encodes:
- a CDS encoding FN3 associated domain-containing protein has product MKNGFKQVRQLFVVSVAFFLVATSFVPSVKGHNGMIDGTASSYLVSGTAGNPTHVGERGPKRGVEELNDIDSTSFLINFDKTYPKGLPIERLISVSFHLEDDDVIVPDITDYYVSEEDGSHVTIEHITDDLSGESGTIKVNNTLLEFDYTDNEKVIAIEDVRDGEIGSNYTIQGVITAHFEAGGQTNMYVQDESAGILLRGPGLGTLYNSGDKIEVTGELDHFRDMLQLLISEGNTKLVQHQAGLPAPKLVSAEDFEKHGDTIEAQLVMVEEVTVTELRDFDNYVATDKIGEFIVLGSEAHVQEAIDYDYMIGVVNYHFYEWKLMPRFDEDVIEDASVVQPVRATPNSSEVVAGSTVRLSTFTDEAEIYYTTDRSDPTVNSTRYEEPIEITEDVTIKAFAVKTGLSDSVVTTFEYTILPEAGTLNIYDIQGTSHVSPYENMIVREVPGIVTYTRNNGFYMQSEESDGDVNTSEGIYVYRPGHDVSEGDAVLVDGQVSEYEEQGFDDNHDLTTTQIVGSSIDVVSSDNSLPDPVIIGEDRDIPDVLLADPENYDITDPEMFDATANALDFYESLEGMLIEIPGQITVTGPQKYNEVTIISEEWGLDNRTEDGGVYLTEQELNTEVMFMNVPRSTVAKTGDFFEESIEGVVGYNYGNYKIQPVGPLPDLQEGDAERREETTIAFEEDKLTVATYNVENYYPGVPEEKTERLANSMANELGAPDIMTLVEVMDNDGDVDSGNTDASESYQTLIDEIAAQGGPDYAYTDVAPIDGNDGGIPGGNIRVGHIYRTDRVHIAEGDIGGPTDAIKIDENGDLNYVSGLIDPTNDAFTSSRKPLMTEFIFKGESVYVIGSHWNSKRGDDAPFGMEQPPVQGSRDQRQDIAEIIHDFVSELKSYDEDANVVVLGDFNDFPWSPPLQILEGNDMLYNTIYELPREQQFTYNYNGSSQSLDSILVSEHLQAGLKTDIMTINSQFMEAHGRASDHDPMVVQLEIPDIDYDCGVGDVIPLEK; this is encoded by the coding sequence ATGAAAAATGGTTTTAAACAGGTCCGCCAATTATTTGTAGTGAGTGTGGCATTTTTTTTAGTCGCGACATCCTTTGTACCGTCAGTAAAAGGACATAACGGTATGATCGATGGTACAGCTAGCAGTTACTTAGTGAGTGGAACAGCAGGAAATCCAACTCATGTAGGAGAACGAGGGCCGAAAAGAGGTGTTGAAGAACTCAATGACATTGACTCTACAAGCTTTTTAATTAATTTTGACAAAACGTATCCAAAAGGATTGCCTATTGAAAGACTAATAAGTGTGTCATTTCACTTAGAAGATGATGATGTTATTGTGCCTGATATAACAGATTATTATGTGTCTGAGGAGGATGGCTCACACGTCACGATCGAGCATATAACCGATGATTTGTCAGGTGAAAGTGGGACGATAAAAGTAAACAACACACTACTTGAATTCGATTATACAGATAATGAAAAAGTGATAGCCATTGAGGACGTCAGGGATGGAGAGATTGGTTCGAATTATACCATTCAGGGTGTGATAACGGCACACTTTGAAGCGGGTGGGCAAACAAACATGTATGTTCAAGATGAGTCTGCTGGTATCTTATTGCGAGGCCCAGGTTTAGGAACCTTGTATAATAGTGGAGATAAAATAGAAGTGACAGGCGAGTTAGATCATTTTAGAGACATGCTTCAACTACTTATTAGTGAAGGAAATACAAAGTTAGTCCAGCATCAGGCTGGCCTTCCAGCACCTAAGCTTGTCAGCGCAGAAGACTTTGAAAAGCATGGCGATACGATTGAAGCGCAGCTTGTCATGGTTGAAGAAGTGACCGTGACTGAATTAAGAGATTTCGATAATTACGTAGCAACTGATAAGATTGGGGAATTCATCGTCCTCGGGTCGGAAGCACACGTACAAGAAGCGATCGACTATGATTATATGATAGGAGTCGTCAACTACCATTTTTACGAATGGAAATTAATGCCTCGCTTTGATGAAGATGTGATTGAAGATGCCTCGGTTGTGCAACCAGTAAGAGCAACACCAAACTCTTCTGAAGTTGTGGCAGGGTCTACCGTTCGCTTAAGTACATTTACTGATGAGGCGGAAATATATTATACAACTGATCGGTCTGATCCAACTGTTAATAGTACGCGATATGAAGAACCTATTGAGATCACAGAAGATGTTACTATAAAAGCGTTTGCTGTTAAAACAGGGCTTTCAGATAGTGTTGTGACTACTTTTGAATATACGATTCTCCCTGAAGCCGGCACCTTGAATATTTATGATATTCAAGGGACGAGTCACGTCTCTCCTTATGAAAATATGATAGTGCGTGAAGTGCCTGGTATTGTGACGTATACACGAAATAACGGTTTTTACATGCAAAGTGAGGAATCTGATGGTGATGTGAACACCTCTGAAGGCATTTATGTGTATCGGCCAGGTCATGACGTTTCAGAAGGTGATGCGGTACTTGTTGATGGTCAAGTAAGTGAGTATGAAGAGCAGGGTTTTGACGATAATCATGATTTAACGACCACCCAAATTGTCGGCTCTTCCATTGATGTGGTGTCTAGCGATAACTCTTTACCTGATCCAGTAATCATTGGTGAAGATAGAGACATACCTGATGTGTTATTAGCGGACCCAGAAAATTATGATATCACTGATCCAGAAATGTTCGATGCCACTGCTAATGCTCTTGATTTTTACGAAAGTTTAGAAGGGATGTTAATTGAAATCCCTGGACAGATCACTGTCACAGGCCCACAGAAATATAATGAAGTGACTATCATATCTGAGGAATGGGGTCTTGACAATCGGACAGAAGATGGCGGTGTTTATTTAACAGAACAGGAGTTAAATACGGAAGTTATGTTCATGAATGTCCCGAGAAGTACGGTTGCAAAGACGGGTGATTTTTTCGAAGAGAGTATAGAAGGGGTTGTGGGTTATAACTACGGAAATTACAAAATACAACCAGTAGGGCCGTTACCGGATCTTCAAGAAGGGGATGCCGAGCGTAGAGAAGAGACAACGATAGCTTTTGAAGAAGATAAGTTAACTGTGGCTACTTATAATGTGGAAAATTATTATCCTGGTGTACCTGAAGAAAAAACGGAACGACTGGCAAATTCCATGGCGAATGAACTAGGTGCACCTGATATTATGACACTCGTTGAAGTTATGGATAATGATGGTGATGTGGATAGTGGAAATACGGATGCAAGCGAAAGCTATCAAACACTCATTGATGAAATTGCTGCTCAAGGGGGACCTGACTATGCCTATACGGATGTGGCACCAATTGATGGAAATGATGGAGGTATCCCTGGTGGAAATATTCGGGTAGGCCATATTTATCGCACGGATCGCGTTCATATTGCCGAGGGTGATATTGGTGGTCCTACGGATGCTATTAAAATTGACGAAAATGGAGACTTAAATTATGTGTCAGGTTTAATTGACCCAACGAATGACGCATTTACATCGTCTAGGAAGCCTTTAATGACTGAATTTATTTTTAAAGGGGAATCTGTGTATGTCATAGGAAGCCATTGGAACTCTAAACGTGGTGATGATGCTCCTTTTGGAATGGAACAGCCACCGGTACAAGGGAGTCGAGATCAGCGACAGGACATAGCTGAAATTATCCACGATTTTGTGTCAGAGTTAAAAAGCTACGATGAAGATGCCAATGTGGTTGTACTAGGGGATTTTAATGATTTTCCATGGTCACCACCTCTTCAAATACTTGAAGGTAATGACATGCTTTACAATACCATTTATGAACTGCCAAGAGAACAGCAGTTTACTTACAATTATAATGGCAGTTCCCAGTCGTTAGATTCCATTCTCGTTTCCGAGCATTTACAAGCGGGATTAAAAACAGATATTATGACGATTAATTCTCAATTTATGGAGGCGCATGGGCGTGCCAGCGACCATGATCCAATGGTGGTTCAGCTTGAAATACCAGATATTGACTATGATTGTGGTGTGGGTGATGTGATACCCCTTGAAAAATGA
- a CDS encoding ATP-binding protein has product MKAWFSHMTFRSKILSVLLIITIFLGSFSIVVIHSLDEMNRISDDLRNQSLPEHFWLSHWEQELTAKEYIIATALNTEFCCGFLDTYERHQIESQEKVSDAHGEIPDSLHSLKREIDILDFTITNNVRGLIDYNDYSAAANVIEGDYLPQLEALQSTIHTKRDDVMVSLEGHTNRVSSIIDEALWLLLLIMTLAILGGIIASYRISAGLTKPVDEIEGKLDQIANGDYGLILENRAQIELQSLTTSINKMSLRLKESFNTIVNDKVYHEQILNSLPLGIVTYEKKTEELSLNATAEKFLGDDSEKILKAINQGTFMDNKAFWHMLSSTEIYQNIKIPFYTNKEGYYFLVSQSELKDFQADVIGKVFYFLDITETEELEKKIQQTEKLALVGELSAGAAHEIRNPLAVIDGFLSLMNKSLSPKEREQFHIPLLIKELERINVIIEEMLMLTKPSAPKMEITFLEDIINDILPLITHSLGHEEITFDLSIKRIPLYMDAEQIKQVFHNLIRNSIEAMEGKGEISIYSDADGGTYHIYIEDNGPGIPEKLQKKIFSPFLTSKESGTGLGLTIAQRIMDTHDGKLTLVSSSENGTCFQISLPIPYHHKKIM; this is encoded by the coding sequence ATGAAAGCATGGTTTAGTCATATGACGTTCAGAAGTAAAATATTGTCTGTTCTCCTGATCATTACGATATTTTTAGGTAGCTTTTCAATCGTCGTCATTCACTCATTAGACGAAATGAATCGGATTAGCGATGACCTTAGAAACCAAAGTTTACCTGAGCACTTTTGGCTATCTCACTGGGAACAAGAATTGACGGCTAAGGAATATATCATCGCCACAGCTTTAAATACTGAATTTTGTTGTGGTTTTTTAGACACGTATGAAAGACACCAAATAGAATCACAAGAAAAAGTGAGTGATGCCCATGGCGAGATTCCTGATTCACTTCATTCTTTAAAACGTGAGATTGATATACTCGACTTTACAATCACGAATAATGTGAGGGGTTTAATCGACTATAACGATTATTCAGCAGCAGCCAATGTTATTGAAGGAGATTATTTACCACAACTAGAAGCATTACAGTCGACGATTCATACTAAACGAGATGACGTAATGGTTTCATTAGAAGGGCACACTAATAGGGTTTCGTCCATTATCGATGAAGCACTTTGGTTACTTTTGTTGATCATGACGTTAGCTATTCTAGGAGGCATTATAGCGTCTTATCGCATAAGTGCCGGGCTTACGAAGCCAGTCGACGAAATTGAAGGAAAGCTTGATCAGATTGCGAATGGGGATTATGGCTTAATCCTTGAAAATCGGGCTCAAATTGAACTTCAGTCACTAACAACGTCCATTAACAAAATGTCCCTTCGCTTAAAAGAATCCTTTAACACGATTGTTAACGATAAAGTTTATCATGAGCAAATTTTAAATTCTTTGCCGTTAGGGATCGTCACTTATGAAAAAAAGACAGAAGAATTATCGTTAAATGCAACGGCGGAGAAATTTTTAGGAGATGACAGTGAAAAGATTCTAAAGGCTATTAATCAAGGCACATTTATGGATAATAAGGCTTTTTGGCATATGCTTTCTTCTACGGAAATTTATCAAAATATTAAAATACCCTTTTACACAAATAAAGAGGGCTATTATTTCCTCGTTTCTCAGTCTGAACTAAAAGACTTTCAGGCGGACGTCATTGGGAAGGTTTTTTACTTTTTAGATATTACAGAAACTGAAGAGCTTGAGAAAAAAATTCAGCAGACAGAAAAACTTGCCCTTGTGGGAGAACTTTCAGCAGGAGCTGCTCATGAAATACGGAATCCGCTTGCTGTGATAGATGGTTTTTTATCATTGATGAACAAATCATTATCACCGAAGGAACGAGAACAATTTCATATTCCATTGTTAATTAAAGAACTAGAGAGAATTAATGTTATTATCGAAGAAATGCTTATGCTGACAAAACCGAGCGCTCCGAAAATGGAAATCACGTTTCTTGAAGATATCATTAACGATATCCTGCCGCTTATTACTCATTCTCTCGGGCATGAGGAGATCACGTTTGACCTATCCATTAAGCGAATTCCATTATATATGGATGCGGAACAAATTAAACAAGTATTTCATAATTTAATTAGAAATAGTATAGAAGCGATGGAAGGAAAGGGTGAAATTTCTATCTATAGTGATGCTGATGGAGGGACCTATCATATTTATATTGAAGATAATGGACCTGGGATTCCAGAAAAATTACAAAAGAAGATATTTAGCCCATTCTTAACATCTAAAGAGAGCGGTACAGGTCTTGGGTTGACAATTGCTCAACGCATTATGGATACTCATGACGGAAAACTAACGCTTGTTTCCTCCTCAGAAAACGGGACATGTTTTCAAATTTCCCTTCCAATTCCTTATCATCATAAGAAAATAATGTAA
- a CDS encoding BMP family ABC transporter substrate-binding protein, with translation MRKTDRQPKNILIFSLCVAAVLIFVMLYQSSGMLFGKDSDITEDLPMQKVAILTSDKIRDQSWGSLAYRGQLKIEEEFDISTLLVSDLNTQERMLMASEKLIREGVTLFIGHGREFSESFTYLAEKHPDVFFVTLHGMGKHKNQAVYTYDQRNLEYFLALAASMKSKTKKIGVLESTKEDKRHSKFKQGLAHYAPEAKVHTQVVNSRDDGRKAVELMEQLLQKDVDVIYSKGNAFNQDVIDHAKKKGVYVIGYLDDQSYMAKDLVLTSLLNNVTEAYIAIMNDYLSEKGIKAGINELTEEDGVYQLAPLGPMFTHEEVEYIMTEIDKFNAGQVSFEED, from the coding sequence ATGAGAAAAACAGACAGACAGCCCAAAAATATACTCATCTTTTCTCTATGCGTGGCTGCTGTGCTTATTTTTGTTATGCTCTATCAATCTAGCGGTATGTTATTCGGGAAGGATAGTGATATAACGGAAGACCTACCTATGCAAAAAGTAGCCATACTTACTTCTGATAAGATTAGAGATCAAAGTTGGGGAAGTCTCGCTTATAGAGGCCAACTTAAAATTGAAGAGGAATTTGATATTTCCACCTTATTAGTTAGTGACTTAAATACACAAGAGCGGATGCTAATGGCGTCAGAAAAACTGATTAGAGAAGGCGTGACCTTGTTTATCGGTCATGGTAGAGAATTTTCTGAGTCATTCACTTATTTAGCCGAAAAGCATCCTGACGTCTTTTTTGTCACATTGCATGGAATGGGGAAGCACAAAAATCAAGCCGTTTACACGTATGATCAAAGAAACTTAGAATATTTTTTAGCTTTAGCAGCTTCTATGAAATCTAAAACGAAAAAAATTGGCGTTCTTGAATCCACAAAAGAAGATAAACGCCATTCTAAATTTAAACAAGGATTAGCTCACTATGCACCTGAAGCTAAAGTGCACACACAAGTAGTAAACAGTCGAGATGATGGCAGAAAAGCTGTTGAATTAATGGAACAATTACTGCAAAAAGATGTGGATGTCATTTATTCTAAAGGTAATGCATTTAATCAGGATGTCATTGATCATGCAAAAAAGAAAGGCGTATATGTTATTGGCTATTTAGATGACCAATCATACATGGCTAAAGACCTTGTATTGACAAGCCTTCTTAATAATGTCACTGAAGCATATATCGCTATTATGAATGATTATCTTAGTGAAAAAGGAATTAAGGCAGGGATTAACGAATTAACTGAAGAGGATGGTGTCTATCAACTAGCCCCTTTGGGTCCGATGTTTACTCATGAAGAAGTGGAGTATATTATGACAGAGATTGATAAATTTAATGCAGGGCAAGTATCGTTTGAAGAAGATTGA
- the putP gene encoding sodium/proline symporter PutP, whose amino-acid sequence MVENLTPIIITFIVYLVGMMMLGVIAYRLTTNLSDYVLGGRKLGAGVAALSAGASDMSSWLLLGLPGALYASGLVEAWIAIGLGIGAFINWQFVAGRLRAYTEVANDAITLPDFFENRFADKSQSLRIVSALLILIFFTFYTSAGLVGGAVLFENSFGLDQGLALWIGALVIIGYTFMGGFLAVSWTDFVQGILMFLALIIIPIVAIVDYGGFGATFDQIRSMDPDKLNLIGGGGAIGIISLLGWGLGYFGQPHIIVRFMAIRSMKEIPKAKAIGVSWVLFSMLGAVMTGLVGIAYFADQPLENPETVFITFTQVLFHPVVAGILLAAVLAAIMSTIDSQLLVSSSALAEDFYKGIIRKNASDKELVLVGRIGVLVIAIIALALAQNPDNTVLDLVANAWAGLGATFGPLILFSLFWKRMTRNGALAGMISGGATVFIWIAFLKAETGFFSLYELVVGFVISSIMIVIFSYLGAPPSSEIKETFDRAKEMDKKRL is encoded by the coding sequence ATGGTAGAAAATTTAACACCGATTATTATTACTTTCATCGTATATCTCGTGGGTATGATGATGTTAGGCGTAATAGCTTACAGATTAACAACAAACTTATCAGACTATGTATTAGGAGGGCGAAAACTAGGGGCAGGAGTAGCAGCGTTGTCTGCTGGGGCATCAGATATGAGTAGCTGGCTATTGCTTGGGCTTCCTGGTGCACTTTATGCAAGTGGACTCGTAGAAGCATGGATTGCTATTGGATTAGGAATTGGAGCATTTATCAACTGGCAATTTGTAGCGGGAAGATTGAGAGCTTATACTGAAGTAGCCAATGATGCTATTACACTACCGGACTTTTTTGAAAATAGATTTGCAGATAAGTCTCAATCGTTACGCATTGTATCTGCATTGCTCATCTTAATTTTCTTCACATTTTACACATCAGCTGGACTAGTGGGAGGAGCTGTATTATTTGAGAACTCCTTTGGGCTGGATCAAGGATTGGCGTTGTGGATTGGCGCCCTTGTTATTATTGGCTATACGTTTATGGGTGGGTTTCTTGCCGTAAGCTGGACAGATTTTGTTCAAGGTATATTAATGTTTTTAGCTCTTATCATAATACCTATTGTGGCTATTGTGGATTACGGTGGTTTCGGTGCGACTTTTGATCAAATAAGAAGCATGGATCCAGACAAACTTAACTTAATAGGAGGGGGCGGTGCCATAGGAATCATTTCGTTATTAGGATGGGGACTTGGTTATTTTGGTCAGCCTCATATTATCGTTCGCTTCATGGCGATTCGGTCAATGAAAGAAATTCCTAAAGCGAAGGCAATCGGTGTTTCATGGGTTCTTTTTTCGATGCTTGGGGCAGTGATGACAGGTCTTGTAGGGATTGCCTATTTTGCTGACCAACCGCTTGAAAATCCGGAAACGGTATTTATCACTTTCACACAAGTGTTATTCCACCCAGTAGTGGCGGGGATATTACTTGCTGCTGTGTTAGCTGCTATTATGAGCACTATCGATTCCCAACTGCTCGTCTCTTCATCAGCACTGGCAGAGGACTTTTACAAAGGAATAATTCGAAAAAATGCTAGCGATAAGGAGCTTGTTTTAGTAGGTCGGATAGGTGTCTTAGTCATTGCCATTATTGCACTCGCCTTGGCACAAAATCCTGATAACACCGTTTTAGACCTTGTAGCCAATGCTTGGGCAGGTCTAGGTGCAACGTTTGGACCGCTTATTTTATTCTCGCTTTTCTGGAAACGGATGACTCGAAACGGAGCTCTTGCAGGCATGATTTCTGGAGGTGCGACCGTATTTATATGGATTGCTTTTTTGAAGGCAGAAACAGGCTTTTTTTCTCTATATGAATTAGTCGTAGGGTTCGTCATTTCTTCTATCATGATTGTCATATTTAGTTATCTAGGGGCACCACCGTCCTCTGAAATCAAAGAAACATTTGATCGGGCAAAAGAGATGGATAAGAAGCGCCTATAG
- a CDS encoding helix-turn-helix domain-containing protein: MNYELIGENIKMYREKAGMSQTDLAEGICSQAQISRIEKGEVVPLSTTLYQIAKKLEIDINDFFNMAHNQRFDYINEVKNELRKAIRLKDYRTVYDIVKSEKRNAVFSSLEHQQFLMWHEGISGYYLKKGFRRSLDVLLKSLHLTRSKAKTPYSATEIEILNSIGIIFNEEGELTLSVQYYERALGEMHKCQKKMDLTKIRIYYGLTKSLTLLGRHRDSFAYAQKGIRLCTQLESLYLLGELHFQAGMNCFYMKQLKKSGTHLYKAQLTFEIMDNDEYVEIIKANIKELFPV, translated from the coding sequence ATGAATTATGAGTTGATCGGCGAAAATATAAAGATGTACAGAGAAAAAGCAGGTATGTCACAGACAGACTTGGCTGAAGGTATTTGCTCTCAAGCACAAATTAGTCGGATCGAAAAAGGAGAAGTGGTTCCATTAAGTACGACGCTCTACCAAATAGCTAAAAAGCTAGAGATTGATATTAATGATTTCTTTAATATGGCCCATAATCAACGATTTGATTATATTAACGAGGTGAAGAATGAACTGCGGAAAGCTATAAGATTAAAAGACTATCGGACAGTTTATGATATAGTAAAGAGTGAAAAAAGAAATGCTGTTTTTTCATCTCTTGAGCATCAGCAATTTTTAATGTGGCATGAAGGGATTTCAGGTTATTATCTAAAGAAAGGCTTTCGTAGATCTCTTGATGTTCTGTTAAAATCTTTACATTTAACACGTTCAAAGGCGAAAACTCCTTATTCAGCAACGGAAATTGAGATACTCAATAGTATCGGAATTATTTTCAATGAAGAGGGGGAGCTGACTCTTTCTGTTCAATATTATGAGCGGGCACTAGGAGAAATGCATAAATGTCAAAAGAAAATGGATTTAACGAAAATTAGGATTTATTACGGGTTAACAAAATCGTTAACGTTGCTTGGGAGACACCGCGATTCATTTGCTTATGCTCAAAAGGGAATTCGACTGTGCACTCAACTTGAAAGTTTATATTTATTAGGAGAACTGCATTTTCAAGCTGGTATGAACTGTTTTTATATGAAACAATTAAAGAAGTCGGGAACTCATTTATATAAAGCGCAATTAACTTTTGAAATTATGGATAATGATGAATATGTGGAAATTATTAAAGCGAATATTAAGGAACTATTCCCTGTGTAA
- a CDS encoding Rap family tetratricopeptide repeat protein, translating to MIEEIASENVAEMLNEWYNAIRQNKVNKAIKMKREIEESLPFMEKNQNLIIYFTLLDFRHKIMLKNLNETTEIFNKLEKESYDRTEDMIQYYFYFFGGQHEFYNRNYIKAVKYYQSAEDKLKFICDDIEKAEFHYQLGNAFYRIDQHFFSITHGEKALNIFKCYGNYAEKALNSEMLLAANLVDLDDYDKAKVFYYRVLKKAEKMAFPITLGMAHHNLGLCYQKQKEFDLAVDHFKMSLSIPEHNDSFFGVETLYELTYSLYQDDSKEIALQFFEKGFDRAYNEKNKEYMTKFKLLHAVYRFDSLPLINAGLAELEKLNLWTDIVEISYNIGCYFEEKGCFEKASMYLKRAHQAKVEIVKMGEVII from the coding sequence TTGATAGAAGAAATAGCATCAGAAAACGTAGCCGAAATGCTCAATGAATGGTATAACGCGATTAGACAGAACAAGGTTAATAAAGCTATAAAAATGAAGCGTGAAATCGAAGAATCTTTGCCGTTTATGGAAAAAAATCAAAATTTAATTATTTATTTTACTCTGTTAGATTTTCGTCATAAAATAATGCTTAAAAATTTAAATGAGACGACTGAAATTTTTAATAAGCTCGAAAAAGAAAGCTATGATAGAACAGAAGATATGATTCAATACTATTTCTATTTTTTTGGTGGGCAACATGAATTTTATAATAGAAATTATATAAAAGCAGTTAAATATTATCAATCTGCTGAAGATAAATTGAAGTTTATTTGTGATGATATTGAAAAAGCTGAATTTCATTATCAGTTAGGAAATGCTTTTTATCGTATCGATCAACATTTCTTTTCAATAACGCACGGAGAGAAAGCATTAAACATTTTTAAATGCTATGGAAATTATGCAGAAAAAGCTTTAAATTCTGAAATGTTATTAGCCGCTAATTTAGTTGATTTAGATGATTATGATAAGGCGAAAGTTTTTTATTATAGAGTCTTAAAAAAAGCTGAAAAAATGGCTTTTCCGATCACATTAGGTATGGCACACCACAATTTAGGGTTATGTTATCAAAAGCAAAAAGAATTCGATCTTGCTGTTGATCATTTTAAAATGTCACTTAGTATTCCTGAACATAATGACTCATTTTTTGGTGTAGAAACCTTATATGAATTAACCTATTCATTATATCAAGATGATAGTAAAGAGATCGCCTTACAGTTTTTTGAAAAGGGTTTTGATAGAGCGTACAATGAAAAAAACAAGGAATACATGACTAAATTTAAATTATTGCATGCCGTATATCGATTTGATTCCTTACCATTAATTAATGCAGGGTTAGCAGAGTTAGAAAAATTAAACCTTTGGACAGATATTGTAGAGATTTCTTACAATATTGGGTGCTATTTTGAGGAAAAAGGTTGTTTTGAGAAGGCGTCTATGTATTTGAAAAGAGCCCATCAAGCAAAAGTAGAAATCGTCAAAATGGGGGAGGTGATCATATGA
- the panF gene encoding sodium/pantothenate symporter: MNWAVVIPLMTFFFIIFGAGFWSLRFVKKSNQFLHEYFLGSRELGGFVLAMTMIATYGSASSFIGGPGAAYTQGLGWVLLAMAQVATGYFVLMVLGKKFAIYARKYDAVTLIDFLRKRYGNSRTVVFISAASIIIFLFSAMVAQWVGGARLIESLTGLEYTTALFIFAVTVLIYVIIGGFRAVALTDMIQGIVMVFGTLIILIGTIVAGGGISAIITDLATENPNLISPFGHDGSLTPAYVSSFWILVGVGVLALPQVAVRAMSYKNARSMHRALIVGTCVVGFIMLGMHLIGVFARAVMPGIEVPDTVMPLITMEVLPPWLAGMVLAAPLAAIMSTVDSLLLIVSSAVVKDIYLNYIQPDAEEKQVRRMSFLVTSILGVAIFAAALSPPDLLIWMNLFAFGGLQSAFIWPIVMGLYWQGANKYGAVTAMVTGIITYACIHNFYPHMFGVHTVVFPVIFSFMTFVLASWLGKDKVMRSLKSA; encoded by the coding sequence ATGAACTGGGCAGTTGTTATACCATTAATGACATTTTTCTTTATTATATTTGGGGCAGGCTTTTGGTCACTCCGGTTTGTAAAAAAATCAAACCAGTTTTTACATGAATATTTTCTTGGTAGTCGAGAGTTAGGTGGCTTCGTTTTAGCGATGACAATGATCGCAACATATGGGAGTGCAAGTAGTTTCATCGGTGGTCCTGGAGCAGCCTACACCCAAGGGTTAGGCTGGGTTCTTCTTGCTATGGCACAAGTAGCCACAGGCTATTTTGTTTTAATGGTACTGGGAAAAAAATTTGCTATTTACGCTCGGAAATATGATGCGGTCACGTTAATCGATTTTTTAAGAAAGCGCTATGGAAATAGCAGAACAGTTGTTTTTATATCAGCAGCAAGTATTATTATTTTTTTGTTTTCAGCGATGGTGGCCCAGTGGGTAGGCGGTGCTAGGTTAATTGAATCACTTACTGGGCTAGAATATACAACGGCATTATTTATATTTGCAGTGACGGTTTTAATTTATGTCATAATCGGGGGCTTTAGAGCAGTCGCTTTAACAGATATGATACAAGGAATTGTAATGGTGTTTGGCACCCTTATTATTTTAATTGGGACGATTGTGGCAGGAGGTGGTATCTCTGCCATTATCACTGATTTGGCAACAGAAAACCCAAATTTAATTTCTCCGTTCGGGCATGACGGCTCCTTAACACCTGCTTACGTTTCCTCATTCTGGATTTTAGTTGGTGTAGGAGTGCTCGCTTTACCACAAGTGGCAGTAAGAGCTATGTCGTATAAAAATGCTCGTTCCATGCATAGAGCACTCATTGTAGGGACGTGTGTCGTAGGGTTTATTATGCTTGGAATGCACTTAATTGGAGTATTTGCAAGAGCGGTGATGCCAGGAATTGAGGTCCCTGATACGGTGATGCCATTAATTACAATGGAAGTTCTACCGCCTTGGTTGGCAGGCATGGTACTAGCAGCTCCTCTCGCCGCCATTATGTCTACAGTAGATTCTCTATTACTCATTGTCAGTTCAGCCGTTGTTAAAGATATCTATCTAAACTATATACAACCGGACGCAGAAGAAAAACAGGTAAGGCGTATGAGCTTTTTAGTCACGTCCATTTTAGGAGTTGCTATTTTTGCAGCTGCTCTCAGTCCGCCCGACCTTCTTATTTGGATGAATTTATTTGCTTTTGGAGGGTTACAATCTGCCTTTATTTGGCCGATCGTAATGGGCCTTTACTGGCAGGGAGCGAATAAATACGGTGCCGTGACGGCTATGGTAACGGGAATTATTACCTATGCATGTATTCATAATTTCTACCCGCACATGTTTGGTGTGCACACGGTCGTCTTCCCTGTTATTTTTTCCTTCATGACATTCGTTCTTGCTAGTTGGTTAGGAAAAGACAAAGTGATGCGATCATTAAAGTCTGCGTAA